One Kribbella sp. NBC_00662 genomic region harbors:
- the hpnC gene encoding squalene synthase HpnC: protein MGRKELTENFPVALKLLPAGHRESLHAVYGYARTVDELGDSYAGDRTAALRAFTVDLDRIWAGEEPDHPVLRRLRPIVHQHDLPPDPFHRLIQANLQDQTVTRYPTFEDLLGYCRLSADPVGRMVLGVFEVHDPETERLSDLVCTALQLVEHWQDVGEDRRAGRIYLPQTDLMTYGVAETDLDRGQATQQLRELMIFETARAAKMLDEGAAIVGRLHGWARISVAGFVAGGQATVRALRRTGGDVLSHQASPSKFDTVRLLVKAVAR, encoded by the coding sequence TTGGGCAGAAAGGAACTCACCGAGAACTTTCCTGTCGCACTCAAGCTCCTGCCCGCCGGGCACCGGGAGTCGCTGCACGCTGTCTACGGCTACGCCCGAACAGTGGACGAGCTCGGCGACAGCTACGCCGGCGACCGTACGGCGGCCTTGCGCGCGTTCACGGTCGATCTCGACCGCATCTGGGCCGGCGAAGAGCCGGACCATCCGGTACTGCGCCGTCTGCGCCCGATCGTCCACCAGCACGATCTGCCGCCTGATCCCTTCCACCGCCTGATCCAGGCCAACCTGCAGGACCAGACGGTTACGCGCTACCCGACGTTCGAGGACCTCCTCGGCTACTGCCGCCTCTCCGCCGATCCCGTCGGCCGGATGGTGCTCGGCGTGTTCGAGGTCCACGATCCCGAGACCGAGCGTCTGTCCGACCTGGTGTGTACGGCGTTGCAGCTGGTCGAGCACTGGCAGGACGTCGGCGAGGATCGCCGCGCCGGCCGGATCTACCTGCCGCAGACGGACCTCATGACGTACGGCGTTGCCGAGACCGATCTCGATCGGGGCCAGGCGACACAGCAACTGCGCGAGTTGATGATTTTCGAGACTGCGAGGGCCGCGAAGATGCTCGACGAAGGTGCAGCGATCGTCGGCCGGTTGCACGGCTGGGCGCGGATCTCCGTGGCCGGGTTCGTGGCCGGCGGTCAGGCGACGGTCCGGGCGTTGCGTCGTACCGGAGGTGATGTGTTGTCCCATCAGGCGAGTCCGTCGAAGTTCGACACCGTGCGCTTGCTGGTCAAGGCGGTCGCCCGATGA